In Kineococcus mangrovi, the sequence CGTGTAGACGACGACGTCCCCCACCTTGGACTGGTCGAACATCCACTTCGCGTTCTCGGTGCTCATGCCGGTGCAGCCGTGGCTGACGTTGGCGCGTCCCTGCGACGACACCGACCAGGGTGCCGCGTGGAGGAACTCGCCGGAGTTCGTCACGCGCATCGCGTACTCGACGTTGACGTTGTAGTAGTTCGGGTCGTCCTGCCCGATGCCCGTGGTCTCGGAGTCCATCTGCCGTGAGGCCTCCAGGCTCATGATGACCTTCGTCCCGCTGCGGGTCACGAACTTCCCCCCGTGGCCGGGCTGACCGAGCGTGACGGGGATGGTCTTGAGGACCTCACCGTCGCGGGTCACCGTGAGGGTGTGGGCGGCGATGTCGACGGTGCTGACCATGGCCGACCCGATGGTGAAGTCGATGTCGCGGGTCTTCCCCCACACCCCCGGGGCCACCTCGATGGACCCCAGGTCGACGTCCAGGTGGACCGCCGAGCGGGCGGGCCAGTACTGCTCGGGCCGGTACTCGACCTTGGTGTCGGACTGCCAGCTCCACGACCCCGGGACGGGTGTCGGCGTCACGGTGACGTGGAGGTTCTCCTCGACGAGACGGCGCCGGTCGTCGGCGACGGGTGAGTCGAAGGTGACGATGATCGGCATCCCCACGCCCACCTCCTTGCCGGACAGCGGGGCGACGGCCGGGAAGGCCGTCTCCGCCGGCGTCAGCGTGGTGAGGGTGCTGTCGTGGGCGACGGCGTCCCCCGGCGCCCCCTGCGCCACGGCGTGGACGGCGTAGGCGGAGCCGACGGCGAGGGGCCCCTGCGAGGTCCACGTCGTCCCGGCCGCGTCGAGGGCACCGGCCAGGGGCGCACCGTCGGGACCGGTCACGGTGACGTCCGTGAGCGTGCCGTGGGCGACCGAGACGGTGACGGGAGCGTCCGGGCGGACGTCGACG encodes:
- a CDS encoding L,D-transpeptidase codes for the protein MRRRTLVGALLAAAAVPTAAACQSDTGAAAGPTATRSASPTATPPSFTVTPADAAVDVRPDAPVTVSVAHGTLTDVTVTGPDGAPLAGALDAAGTTWTSQGPLAVGSAYAVHAVAQGAPGDAVAHDSTLTTLTPAETAFPAVAPLSGKEVGVGMPIIVTFDSPVADDRRRLVEENLHVTVTPTPVPGSWSWQSDTKVEYRPEQYWPARSAVHLDVDLGSIEVAPGVWGKTRDIDFTIGSAMVSTVDIAAHTLTVTRDGEVLKTIPVTLGQPGHGGKFVTRSGTKVIMSLEASRQMDSETTGIGQDDPNYYNVNVEYAMRVTNSGEFLHAAPWSVSSQGRANVSHGCTGMSTENAKWMFDQSKVGDVVVYTGSDRGIEPGNGFTVWNEAYPQWQQGSALRA